In the genome of Actinomadura luzonensis, the window CAGCGGTCCACGACGTCCACGTGGCAGGTGTCGCCGCGGACCTGGCCGTCCGGGAGCGTCTGCTCGACGCCGCCCGCGCCCGCGCCGACCGTCGGCTCGCCGACGCCCTGCGGGGACCGCGCGCCGGAGACGCCGGGGGCGTCGCTCGCGGTGCCCGGTTCGGGCAGGACCGGCAGCCGGGGCGTGCGCCCGCCGGGGGAGCCGGGCCGCAGCTCCAGGCTGGCCTCGGCGCCGATGAGCGCCCGCCGGTCGGCGTTGTAGGCCGGATCGAGCAGGTCGGCGAGGGGCACGTCGGTGTCGCCGTACCAGGCCTCGCGGTCGGCGAAGGCGAGCTTGGCAGCCTCGGTCACCGTGTGCACGTAGTCGGCGCCGAGGTAGCCCATGGCGTCCAGGTCGACGCCGTCGAGCAGGGCGAGCTGCTGCAGAAACACCGGCCCCTGACCCCACGGGCCGGTCTTGAGCACGGTGTGCCCGCGGTAGTCGAACGCGGCCGGCTCCTCGACGGTGGCGCGCCAGCCCGCCAGGTCGTCGCCGGTGAGCAGGCCGCCGTGCACCTCGCCGGAGCTGTCGCGCCACGCGGTGCTCGCGCTGAAGCCGGCGACCGCCTCGGCGACGAAGCCCTCGTACCAGGCGCGGCGGGCGGCGGCGAGCTGCCCCTCGCGGGTGGCGGAGGCGGCCTCGGCCTCGGCGACGACCCGCCGGTAGGTCGCGGCGAGCACGGGGTTGGCCAGCTTCGAGCCCGGCGCGGGCACCTGCCCGCCGGGCAGCCAGGTGGCCGCCGAGGTCGGCCAGTCGGCGGTGAACAGCCCCTCGACCGAGGCGATCGTGGCCGAGATGCGCTCCAGCACGGGCACGCCGTGCTCGGCGTAGTGGATGGCGGGCGCGAGCACGTCCGCCAGCCGCCAGGTGCCCCAGCGCTCCAGCAGCAGCATCCAGCCGCCGAACGCGCCCGGCACGGTGGCGGCGAGCAGGCCGGTGCCGGGCACGACGGCCAGGCCCAGCTCGGCGTACTTTTCGATGGTCGCGGCGGCCGGGGCGACGCCCTGCCCGCACACGACGTGCGCCCGCTGCTCGGCCTCGCTCCACAGCAGGATCGGCACCTCGCCGCCGGGGCCGTTGAGGTGCGGCTCGGCGACCTGCAGCACGAAGCCGGCGGCCACGGCGGCGTCGAAGGCGTTGCCGCCGCGCTCCAGCACGCCCATGCCGGTGGCGGAGGCCAGCCAGTGGGTGCCGGCGACCATGCCGAAGTCGCCCGTCAGCTCGGGCCTGGTGGTGAACAACGTTGCTCCTATCGTTTCGGGGGTGCGGCGGCGTCGGGGACGCTGTCCGCGGTCACAAGATGGCAGGCGGCCGGATGGCCCTCGCCGAGCAGGGCCGGCTCCTCGGCGCGGCACCGGTCGAAGGCCAGCGGGCACCGGGTGTGGAAGCGGCAGCCGGACGGCGGGTCGAGCGGGCTCGGCACGTCGCCGCCCAGCACGATGCGGCGCCGCTCGCGCTGCCGCACCGGGTCGGGCACCGGCGCGGCCGACAGCAGCGCCTGCGTGTACGGATGCCGCGGCCCGGCGAAGATCTCCGCCGTGGGCCCCGACTCGACGATCTTGCCGAGGTACATCACCGCGACCCGGTCGGCCAGGAACTCCACGACCGACAGGTCATGAGTGATGAACAGGCACGAGAACCCCATGTCGCGCTGCAGGTCGGTGATGAGGTTGAGCACCGACGCCTGCACCGACACGTCCAGCGCCGAGACCGGCTCGTCCGCCACGACCAGCCTGGGCTCCAGGATCAGCGCGCGGGCCAGCCCCACGCGCTGCCGCTGCCCGCCGGACAGCTCGTGCGGGTGGCGGGCGCGCATCTCCGCGCGCAGCCCCACCCGCTCCAGCATCGCGGCGACCCGCCGGGAGACCTCCCGCCGGTCGGCGACCTTGTGCCGCAGCAGCGGCTCGCCGACGATGCGCTCCACGGTGAAGCGCGGGTTGAGCGAGGAGTAGGGGTCCTGGAAGACCATGTGCACGTCGCGGCGCAGCGGGCGCATGGCCCGCCGCGACAGGTGGGTGATGTCGCGGCCGGCCAGCTCGATCCGGCCCGCGGTCGGCTCGGTGAGCCGCAGCACGCACTTGCCGACCGTCGACTTGCCGCTGCCGGACTCGCCGACCAGGCCCAGCACCTCGCCCTCGCCGATCTCCAGCGACAGGCCGTCCACGGCCCGGACCGGGCCGTAGTGCTTGACCAGGTCGTCGATGCGCAGGATCATCGCGTGCCTCCCGGGTGGTAGCAGGCGGCCAGGTGGCCGGGCGCGTGCTCGTCGAGCGGAGGCCGGCTGAGACGGCAGTCGGCCTGGGCGCGCGGGCAGCGGGCCTGGAAGGCGCACTCGTCGGGGTCGGTCAGGGGCGAGGGCACCATGCCGGGGATCTCGGCCAGCCGGCCGTTCACGGCCGCCGACGGCAGGGCGTTCATCAGGCCCACCGTGTACGGGTGCCGCGGGCTCGCGAACAGCTCGGTCACCGGGGCCTGCTCGACGGCGCGGCCGGCGTACATGACCACCGCCCGGTCGGCGATGTCGGCCACCACGCCGAGGTCGTGCGTGATGAGGACGACCGCGGTGCCGAGCCGGTCGCGCAGGTCGCGGAAGACGTCCAGGACGCTGGCCTGGATCGTCACGTCGAGCGCCGTCGTCGGCTCGTCGGCGATGAGCACCCGGGGCGAGCAGGCCACCGCGATCGCGATCATCACGCGCTGCCGCATGCCGCCGGAGAGCTGGTGCGGGTACTCGCCCATCCGGCGCGCCGCGGCCGGGATGCCGACCAGCTCCAGCAGCTCGACCGCGCGCCCGCGGGCGGCCCGCCGCGACAGCCGCTCGTGCCGGCGCAGCACCTCGGTGATCTGGTAGCCGACGGTGAACGACGGGTTCAGCGAGGTCATCGGCTCCTGGAAGACGACCGAGACGTCCTTGCCGCGCACCTGCCGCATGGCGGACTCGGGCAGCGCGGTCAGCTCGCGGCCGTCCAGCGTGATCGAGCCGGACAGGCGGGTGGTCTCCGGCGGCAGCAGCCGCGGCACCGACATCGCGGTGACCGACTTGCCGCAGCCGGACTCGCCGCACAGCGCCAGGATCTCGCCCTGCTCCAGGCTCAGCGAGACGCCTCTGACCGCCTGCACCAGGCCGTCCTCGGTGGTGAAGTCCACGGTCAGGTCCGTGATCTCCAGCAGGCTCATCGGGCGCTCCTCGGGTCCAGGACGTCGCGCAGCCCGTCGCCGAGCAGGTTGAAGCCCAGCGTGGCCAGCGCGATCATCACGCCCGGCCAGATCGCCAGCCAGGGCGCGTCGCCCAGGTACTGCTGCGCGGTCGTCAGCATCACGCCCCACGACGGCGTCGGCGGCTGCACGCCGAGCCCCAGGAACGACAGCGTGGACTCGCCGATGACGGCCGCCGGGATCGCCACCGTGGCCTGCACGATGAGCGGGCTGGCGCAGTTCGGCAGCACGTAGCGGAAGATCAGGTGGGCGTCGCCCGCGCCGTCGGCGACGGCGGCGGCCACGTAGTCCATCTCGCGCACCGCCAGCACCTCGCCGCGGGTGATCCGGATGACGGCCGGGAGCTGGGCGAAGCCGAGCGCCAGCACGACGCCCTTGAGCGACGGCCCGATGATCGCGGCCAGCCCGACCGCGAAGACCAGGAACGGGAAGGCCAGCGTCACGTCCACCAGCCGCATCACGACCGGGTCCAGCCAGCGCCGGTAGAACCCGGCGACCAGCCCGACCGGGATGCCGACGGCCATCGCCAGCAGCGTGGACAGCACGCCGGCCTGCAACGACACCTGCGCGCCCGAGGCGATCCTGGCGAAGGCGTCGCGGCCGAGGTCGTCGGTGCCCATCGGGTGCGCCCCTGACGGCGGGGCCAGCGTGGCCAGGTAGTCCTGCGCGGCCGGGTCGGCCGTCACCAGCGGCCCGACCAGCGCCAGCAGCAGGAACGCCGCCACCAGCGCCAGCCCCGCCACCGCCATCGGCCGCCTGCGGAAGCGCCGCCACGCCCTAGTCATGACGCGCCCCCGCCAGCCTGATGCGCGGGTTGAGCAGCGCGTAGGCGAGGTCCACCAGCAGGTTGACCAGCACGTAGCCGATCACCGTCACCAGCACGACGGCCTGGATGACCGGATAGTTCCTGGTCAGCACCGCGTCCACGGTGAGCTTGCCGAAGCCGGGGATCACGAAGATCTGCTCGGTCACGACCGCGCCGCTGATCAGCGCGCCGAGCTGGAGGCCCAGCACCGTGATCACGGTCGTCAGACTGTTGCGCAGCGCGTGCGCGCCGACCACCTTGACCTCCGACAGGCCCTTGGAGCGGGCGGTGCGGACGTAGTCGGCCGACAGCGCGCCCAGCATGGCCGAGCGGGTCTGCCGCATGAGGATCGCGGCGAAGCCGGTGCCGAGGACGAGCGCGGGCAGGATCATCCGCTGCAGGTTCGCCGCCGGGTCCGCGGTGAACGGGACGTAGCCGGAGGCCGGCAGCACCCGCCAGGTGACCGCGAACAGCAGGATGCCGAGCAGCCCCAGCCAGAAGTGCGGCACCGACAGCCCCGCCAGGCCGAACCCGGTGGCCACGTAGTCGGCGAACCTGCCGCGCCGCACGGCCGCCACGATGCCCGCGCCGACGCCGACGACGATCGCGACGAGCATGGCGAGGGCCGACAGCTCCAGCGTCACCGGCAGCCGCTCCGCGATGATCCCGGCGACCGGGAGCTGGTCCTGGGTGGAGCGGCCGAGGTTGCCGGCGAGCGTCTGGGTGACGTAGTCGAGGTACTGGGCGGGCAGCGGCTTGTCCAGGCCGAACTCGGCGCGGATGGCGGCGACCACGGCCGGCGAGGCCTCCTGGCCCGCCATGACCGTGGCCGGGTCGCCGGGCAGTGCCCTGATCCCCAGGAAGATCAGGACGCTGGCCAGGAAGAGCACGATCACCGCGGACCCGCAGCGCCGCAGGACGAACCAGAGCATCACGCGGCGTACCCGGCGGTGACGAAGCGCGGCAGGCCGTCCTTGAAGTATTGGACGCCGGCGACCTTCCTGCTCATGCCCAGGTAGTACTTGTTGTGGTACAGGTACAGCACGCCGCGCAGCTCGGCGGCCTTCCGCATGGCGGCGGCGTACAGCGCGGCGCGTTCGGCGGGGTCGCTCTCGGCGGCGGCCTGCTTGATCGGGTCGTCGATGCCGGGGTCGGACATGCCGCTGTAGTTGTTGCTGCCGCGGGTGGTGACCAGGTTCGTCAGGTTGCCGTCCGGGTCCACGCGGCCGGACCAGCCGTTCAGCACCACGTCGAACTTGCCGGACTTGCCCTGCTCCAGGGTGCTGACGAACTCGGCGGTCTGCACGCTCACGTTGAAGCCGGCCTCCTTGGTCATCTGCTGGATGACCTGGGCGAGGCGGACGTTGGTGGCGTCGTTCGGGCTGGTCACCGTGACCGGGATCGGCGTCGGCACGCCGCTCGCCCGCACGAGCTGCCTGGCCTTGGCGAGGTCGCGCTTGGGGCAGGTCAGGCCGGGGGCCCGGTAGGGGCTGTCCACCGGCACGGGGTAGCAGTCCACCTCGTGCAGGCCGTTGTAGACGGTCTTGTTGATCAGGTCGCGGTCCAGCGCCAGCTCGAACGCCTCGCGGAGCTGCGGGCTCCTGGCCAGCGCCGTGTCGACCGGGCCGGGCTTCTCGGTGGAGCCGG includes:
- a CDS encoding gamma-glutamyltransferase family protein, with translation MVAGTHWLASATGMGVLERGGNAFDAAVAAGFVLQVAEPHLNGPGGEVPILLWSEAEQRAHVVCGQGVAPAAATIEKYAELGLAVVPGTGLLAATVPGAFGGWMLLLERWGTWRLADVLAPAIHYAEHGVPVLERISATIASVEGLFTADWPTSAATWLPGGQVPAPGSKLANPVLAATYRRVVAEAEAASATREGQLAAARRAWYEGFVAEAVAGFSASTAWRDSSGEVHGGLLTGDDLAGWRATVEEPAAFDYRGHTVLKTGPWGQGPVFLQQLALLDGVDLDAMGYLGADYVHTVTEAAKLAFADREAWYGDTDVPLADLLDPAYNADRRALIGAEASLELRPGSPGGRTPRLPVLPEPGTASDAPGVSGARSPQGVGEPTVGAGAGGVEQTLPDGQVRGDTCHVDVVDRWGNMVSATPSGGWLQSSPTIPSLGFCLGTRAQMFWLQEGLPASLRPGARPRTTLSPSLALRDGRPWLAFGTPGGDQQDQWSVNFFLAVVHGGLNLQEAVDAPMFHSEHFPSSFFPRGSRPGVLHAEERLDPGVVAELRRRGHEIEVQGPWSLGRLSAVARDGGFLKAAANPRGAQGYAAGR
- a CDS encoding ABC transporter ATP-binding protein; protein product: MILRIDDLVKHYGPVRAVDGLSLEIGEGEVLGLVGESGSGKSTVGKCVLRLTEPTAGRIELAGRDITHLSRRAMRPLRRDVHMVFQDPYSSLNPRFTVERIVGEPLLRHKVADRREVSRRVAAMLERVGLRAEMRARHPHELSGGQRQRVGLARALILEPRLVVADEPVSALDVSVQASVLNLITDLQRDMGFSCLFITHDLSVVEFLADRVAVMYLGKIVESGPTAEIFAGPRHPYTQALLSAAPVPDPVRQRERRRIVLGGDVPSPLDPPSGCRFHTRCPLAFDRCRAEEPALLGEGHPAACHLVTADSVPDAAAPPKR
- a CDS encoding ABC transporter ATP-binding protein, with protein sequence MSLLEITDLTVDFTTEDGLVQAVRGVSLSLEQGEILALCGESGCGKSVTAMSVPRLLPPETTRLSGSITLDGRELTALPESAMRQVRGKDVSVVFQEPMTSLNPSFTVGYQITEVLRRHERLSRRAARGRAVELLELVGIPAAARRMGEYPHQLSGGMRQRVMIAIAVACSPRVLIADEPTTALDVTIQASVLDVFRDLRDRLGTAVVLITHDLGVVADIADRAVVMYAGRAVEQAPVTELFASPRHPYTVGLMNALPSAAVNGRLAEIPGMVPSPLTDPDECAFQARCPRAQADCRLSRPPLDEHAPGHLAACYHPGGTR
- a CDS encoding ABC transporter permease; translated protein: MTRAWRRFRRRPMAVAGLALVAAFLLLALVGPLVTADPAAQDYLATLAPPSGAHPMGTDDLGRDAFARIASGAQVSLQAGVLSTLLAMAVGIPVGLVAGFYRRWLDPVVMRLVDVTLAFPFLVFAVGLAAIIGPSLKGVVLALGFAQLPAVIRITRGEVLAVREMDYVAAAVADGAGDAHLIFRYVLPNCASPLIVQATVAIPAAVIGESTLSFLGLGVQPPTPSWGVMLTTAQQYLGDAPWLAIWPGVMIALATLGFNLLGDGLRDVLDPRSAR
- a CDS encoding ABC transporter permease → MLWFVLRRCGSAVIVLFLASVLIFLGIRALPGDPATVMAGQEASPAVVAAIRAEFGLDKPLPAQYLDYVTQTLAGNLGRSTQDQLPVAGIIAERLPVTLELSALAMLVAIVVGVGAGIVAAVRRGRFADYVATGFGLAGLSVPHFWLGLLGILLFAVTWRVLPASGYVPFTADPAANLQRMILPALVLGTGFAAILMRQTRSAMLGALSADYVRTARSKGLSEVKVVGAHALRNSLTTVITVLGLQLGALISGAVVTEQIFVIPGFGKLTVDAVLTRNYPVIQAVVLVTVIGYVLVNLLVDLAYALLNPRIRLAGARHD